The Benincasa hispida cultivar B227 chromosome 11, ASM972705v1, whole genome shotgun sequence genome has a segment encoding these proteins:
- the LOC120091792 gene encoding uncharacterized protein LOC120091792, translated as MEADSLVKSVETMRLGDSEKLVVDFEDDDLELTDKQMKLASLETRPYCSEIWWGLWIELTPMKMDSFGGKLYEYGYGWMSHNHFAWELKFDSAQWQRRCGL; from the exons TAGTTTGGTGAAGTCAGTAGAGACCATGCGATTGGGAGATTCTGAAAAATTGGTGGTAGATTTTGAAGACGATGATCTTGAATTGACTGATAAACAAATGAAGTTG GCTTCTCTCGAAACAAGGCCTTATTGCTCGGAAATTTGGTGGGGGCTGTGGATCGAATTGACGCCAATGAAGATGGACAGCTTTGGGGGAAAACTCTACGAGTACGGGTACGGGTGGATGTCACACAACCACTTCGCATGGGAGTTAAAATTCGACTCGGCTCAATGGCAGAGGAGATGTGGATTGTGA